The sequence GGGTATCACCTTAATCCCTTCTATTGAACATCTTCAAAGTTACCTGGCTCCTCAAGGAACGCTAACCAAACGCAAGCCATCGGCCGAAGAGCTCGCAGACGTTAAATTTGGATTTCAATTGGCCAAGTCCATGGCGGGTTTGGATATAGGCCAAACGGTTTGCGTAAAAAACAAAGCAGTAATTGCGGTAGAGGCCATGGAGGGAACCGACCGTTGTATCCGCCGCGCAGGTGAATTTTCTCAAGGAAATTTTGTTGTGGTGAAGGTTTCAAAACCCAAACAAGATTTACGTTTCGATGTCCCTGTCATTGGACTCAATACCATTGAAACTTTTCAAGAGTCGGGAGGAGGGATCCTCGCCATTGAAGCGGGAAAAACATTGGTTCTCGATCGAGAGAAATTGGTTGATTGGGCCAATGGCGAAAAGATTGGAATATTAGGGGTTACACCATGACCAGAATAGGAGTGGTTGGAGTCGGTCATCTGGGACAACATCATGTCAAACATTTGGCCCATATTTCTGGGAGCACCCTTATGGGCGTGTTCGACATGAATATGGAACAAGCTTCTCGCATCGCGGAAAAAAACAAAACACGGGTTTATCACTCCATCAATCAAATGGCGGAAGAATGCGAAGCGGTTACCATCGCGGTGCCCACTCCCGCGCACTATGACGTGGCCTCTTTTTTTCTAAATAAAGGAATTCATGCGTTGGTTGAAAAACCTCTCACCGCCACTATAGAAGAGGCAGAAAAGTTGATTGATTTGGCCCAGAAAAGAAACTTGATTTTGCAAGTTGGACACATTGAACGTTTCAACCCGGCTGTTCGTGAGATGTCAAAATATGTGAAAAATCCTGCGTTTATAGAAGTTAATCGTTTGGGCCCTTATGACCCGCGCGTTTCCCATGTTGGAGTGGTTCTGGACTTGATGATTCACGACTTGGACATTTTACTTTCCTTAATTAATGAACCCGTGGTGAGATTGGATGCTGTCGGAGGAAAAGTCATCAGCGATCATGAGGATATCGTTAAAGCCACGCTGTATTTCAAGGGTGGCTGTAGAGCTGATTTGTCCGCCAGTCGTGTGACACTGAAAAGTTACCGAAAAATTCGTGTATTCCAACCGGATGCCTACCTATCCTTGGATTATTCCGAACGGTCACTCAAAATTTTCCGAAGAAAAGGGCCGGTTTTCAAATCTCTGACGGATATTGAAATCATTCGCCCACGGTTAAAAAAAGAAGACCCCCTCGAACAAGAATTAATTCACTTTCTTCAGTGTGTGAAAACCGGTCGACAGCCCTTGGTCAGCGGAGAGCATGGCCGGGATGCGTTGGAATTGGCCTTTGAAATCCTCAAGAACATGTCCCTTCACCATGCCCCCTTTATGGCGGGCGTGCACATGGCCAAGGAACCAGAAGGGACGCAGCGATGAAACGAATCTTGATTGTCGCGGGGGATCCCTCAGGAGATCTGGTCGCGTCGCAATTGGTGAAGTCTCTGAAAAAACTTGAACCCGAGCTGACCGTGGTAGGAGTTGGCGGAGATCATATCGCAAAAGTGAGCGATCAATTCTTGGCCAATATCGTTAAACGGCATACGTTGGGTTTTGCCATTTCGCCAAGGACCATTCTTTATTTTCGGAATATTTTAAATAACGTCATTATTTCCGAACTGAAAAAAAATCCTCCGGACGCAGTGATCCCAGTTGATTTTTATGGCTTTAACTCTTGCGTTGCAAAAGCCGCGAAAAAACATGGGAGCAAGGTTTTCTATTATGCCAGCCCCCAATTTTGGGCCAGCCGCCCGAATCGAGCCGAACGATTGAGGTCTTCAGTTGATCTATTTTTATGCTTATTTCCCTTTGAATTGGATTTCTATAAAAAACGAAATATCCCGGCAAAATTTGTCGGACATCCTATTTTGGATTATTTGCCAACCTCAGACCCCGATCAACCCCTCCGTGTTGAACCCACCATTGGGCTTCTTCCTGGCAGCCGTCCAAGTGAAATTAAAAGACATTTGCCCGTTATAGTTGAGGCCTGCGATAAAATTGCCAGTGTTTATCCTGGAACCCGTTTTCTCGTTTTTACGGTTCCCAATGTCCCCCGCGATCTTTATAACGACATTCTGGGAGTTTCCCGTCCCAGCCGTTGTCTCATAGAGCTCATTCAAGATGAGAATTATCGTTGGCGATCCCAACTGGATTTGGCCATCTCCGCTTCTGGAATGGAAACGCTCGAAAATGCTCTCTTGGGAATCCCCATGGTGGTCATGTACAAAACCAATTGGATCACCTATGCCGTGGCACGCGCTTTGATTCAAATTCCTCATTTGGCTATGCCCAACTTATTGGCAGGGAAAAAAATTGTTCCTGAGTTCATTCAATGGGAAGCCACCGCCAATAATATTGCCCTTCCGATTCTTCATTGGATGAAAGATCCCACCTCACGAAAAGCACTTAGGAAAGAATTACTTTTATTACGGAACCAATTTGGAGGGGGCGGTGCCAGCGAGCGCGCCGCCAGAGCGATTTTGGAAAAGGTGGCCTGATGGTTCGTCGAATCATCCCTTATCTCAAACCTGTCTGGTTTCGATATCTCATCGCTTTGGTTTGCATGTCGGGCGTAGCGGCCTTGTCCACTGGATTTATGTGGTTGATCAAGTATCTCAATGATTATGCGCTCGTTCAAAGAGACGTGGAGGCTTTGCGCAATGGCGTGTTCCTCGTTTTATTTGGAATCGGTCTCAAATCCATTCTGTGGTACATTCACACCTATCTAACCTCCTATGCGAGTCAAACCGTTTCCAGGCAAATTCGAGATGACCTCTATAAACATCTGTATTCCCTTTCCATGGGATTTTTTAATGAAAAAGCTTCAGGGGGGATTTTGGCTCGTTTAACAAGCGATATCACTCTCATGCAATCTGCGCTCTCAAGTTCCCCAACTGTTTTTATACGTGATGGCCTTACCATTTTGGGCTTGATCGGATTTTTATTGTACGCAAATTTCAAGTTTGCGCTTATTTGTTTTTCGGTGTTACCGGTGGCGGCGTGGTTCCTCGCCAATTTCGGCGGAAAAAGCCGAAGGGCTGGCCGAGAAAGTCAGGCGAAAATGAGTGATATATACACCATCATTCACGAGGCCTTGGCGGCCATGCCCATTGTTAAAGTTTTTCAAAGTGAAAAACGGGAAATTGAAGATTTCACAAAAGAGAATCGACGGTATTTTGACACGATGATGAAGCTGGTGCGAGTCGATGCGCGGTCGAGCCCCATCATGGAGTTTTTGGGAGCCATTGTTTTGGCCTTGATGCTATGGGTGGGGGGACGAGACGTTATCAACGGCGTTTGGTCGATAGGTTCATTTGTCGCATTTGTCGGAGCTGCGATGTCGCTTTACAATCCCATAAAGAAATTTGCCAGCGTAAACGTTCAATTTCAGCAAGGCATGGCCGCAGCAGAACGAGTCTTTGAATTGATGGATCAAAAAGGAACAGTTTCTGATGCGCCCGATGCGGTGACAGCCCAACCCATCACACGCAGTATTGAGTTTCATAATGTTTCGTTCTCTTATCCTTCCTCCAATCTGGTATTGGATTCAATTAATCTCACAATCTACAAAGGGGATGTAATTGCATTGGTTGGCGCTTCCGGGTCGGGGAAAACGACATTGGCTCAATTGTTGTTGCGTTTTTATGATCCCACCCAAGGTTCCATTACGTTGGATGGGGTGGATTTTCGGAAAATAACACTTCACAGTTTGAGAAACCAAATGTCCGTGGTTACCCAGGACACCCATTTATTTAACGATACCGTTCTCGCCAATATCGCCTATGGCCATCCTCAAGCCACTCAAGAAGAAGTTGAAACTGCGGCCAAAGCGGCCTTCGCTCATGATTTCATTTCGGCTCTTCCCATGGGGTATCAAACTGTGATTGGGGAAAGAGGAGCTCGAATATCAGGAGGGGAAAAACAGCGAATTTCAATTGCGCGCTCAATTTTAAAAAATCCCGCCATTTTGGTTTTGGATGAAGCAACCAGCGCGTTGGATGTGGCGTCAGAACAAGCCGTTCAAAAAGCTCTCGATCGGCTTCTAGAAGGGCGAACGGTCATTATGATTGCGCATCGTCTTTCAACGGTTCGTAAAGCCCATCGCATTGTTTTTATGGATAAGGGACAAATTAAAGAGATAGGAAATCATGAGCAATTGCTCAGCAAAAAAGGGGCATATCACGATCTCTATTCCCTACAATCTTTTGAATGACATTCCGTTTTCAAAACAAATGAAAATTATCTCTGTCCAAATCAATGGTAAATCAGAAAAAATTTCCGCCGGCATATCGGTAAAAGATTATCTGGTAAGCAAAGGCATCAATCCTCATGTGGTAGCCTGTGAACTCAATTTAAAAATTTTAAAAAGAGCTTCTTTGTCAGAAACAATATTAAATGAAGGAGATACTCTTGAAGTCATTCAAATGATAGGCGGAGGATAATATGTCGGCACAAACACTGACAAAAGATGTACTTCAATTCGGACGTCATCAACTTGCATCGCGTCTGATTGTTGGAACAGGCAAATATAAAACGTTGGATTTAATGAAATCGGCGTTGGAAAAATCAGGATCGGAAATGGTCACGGTGGCCATTCGGCGCGTCAATTTACAGGATCGATCTGAAACATCCTTTTGGACGTACATTCCCAAACACATGACCATTCTCCCCAATACAGCCGGCTGCTACAATCTCCAAGACACTCTTCGAACAGCGCGATTGGCTCGTGAATTATTAGAAACCGATCTCATCAAATTGGAAGTTTTGGGAGATCCTCAAACCTTGCTTCCCGATACGGAAGTCCTACTGCAGGCAACCAAAACTCTCGTCCAAGAAGGATTTACCGTTCTTCCTTACACCAATGATGACCCCATTGTGGCACGGAAATTGGTGGATGCTGGAGCTTCGGCCGTTATGCCATTGGGAGCCCCTATTGGATCCGGGCAAGGAATATTAAATTCTTTGAATATCAAGTTTATTCGAGATATTGTTACCACTGTTCCCGTGATTGTTGACGCTGGAGTGGGGACGGCCTCAGATGCCGCTTTTGCCATGGAGCTGGGGATTGATGGAATACTTATGAACACGGCCATTGCGGAAGCGGAGGATCCCATTCAAATGGCCGAAGCCATGAAGCTGGCCACGGAAGCAGGCCGAAAAGCCTTTCTTTCAGGACGCATGCCCAAAAGAGGACATGCCCAACCGTCCAGTCCCACTCAAGGACAAATAACCTCAAGCCAGTAGAATGAAAAAATTAGGATTTTTCTTCATCTTTAGCGTCTCTCCCCTTTACGCCAAACCCTCCGCTCCTTTGCCAGATACCGCCCATGATGGCGGTGTCTATAGCACAGAAACATTGGGACGTGGACAAACAATGGCGTCCAATCCGGCAACTCCAGCCGCAGGATCTGAAAATCCTGCCGCGTTGTCCGAATCTCGGACCAATGCCACTTATGCCACCACTCTTGTTAACACCTCCAGCAATTTGGATAGTGAAACAGAACAACTGTCCGATCCACTTTCGGGAAAGGTTCTTCAATACTTGTCATTGCAAGGGGAAAAGGGAACCATTTTTTTTGAACCGCTTAGCCGATTAAAATACCGCGAGGTATTGGATCCGAATTCCCCCGCGACCGATTATCGCGATGTGGAATATGAAGCCAACGCAATAGGCATCGGCGGAGGGGAAAAATTTAGATCTGGCAGTATTGGTCTCTCCATCGCCTATCTCTGGTCTTCAATCGGCGTGGTTGAACACAGGACAGGTTCCACAGACAGTGTCACCACCGACACGGCGGATGGACTTCGAATGAACATAGGGCTTCGTTACCGAACAGGCCCCTCAATGTGGGGATTGGTCCTTCAAAATGCGCCGGGACTTCTCTGGGGTGAAGATTATGGGAAGGAATTATTGCCCTTTAGAATTCGATTGGGCAACACAGTCAAAATTTCGAATCGCATGTTGTTCTCTGCGGATTGGGAAAGAAGGTATTACGATGAAGGCTCCCGTGCGGAAAACTATGTCTACTTGGGAAGCGAGGCTTTCGTTTCCCAAAGTTTTGTTTTAAGAGCCGGCCTTTTTGGATCTGATATTGACCATTCCGAAGGTCGTCGAGCCACAATCGGAGCATCATTCCTCGCGAAAACCGGAACACAAATTAGTTACGCCATGGAGATTTTTGAGGAGTCAAATGAAAAAGTCAAACGCTCCTTTGTGTCCCTTGTCGCCCCCTTCCAAGCCTCTGGCGAAGATTAGAGAAAATGAACCTCACCTCGGCTATTAACCATTCAGTTGTTGCGGAAAGAATGGATCTTTCCACTCCCATTCAATTCGTAAAAGGAGTGGGTCCATCCAAGGCCCAATTGCTTGAGAAATTGGGCATAAAAACAGTTGAAGATCTTCTTTATCATTTCCCTCGGGGACATCAAGACCGAAAAATAGTTTTACTCAAAGATGCCGTTCCTAAAGAAAAACAGGCTTTTCTTGTCGATGTCCAATCAATTGAATTTCTCAGATCCGGGAAAATGTTGGGACAGGCCCGCGCGCTGGTCAAAGATTCTTCTTCACTTATGGCCGCTGTTTGGTTTAAAAGGCTCTCGTTTAAATATGACGTTTTTTCTGCTCTTAAACGCGATATCATTCCAGGTCGCCGTGTATTACTTTACGGTGGAATCGAACACGGAGATCATGCGCCGGAACTTCGTGTGGAAGATTATGAAATAGCCACGGAGGGAACCGATTCCGGAAAAATTGTCCCCATTTATCCGCTCACTGAGGGATTGTACGACAAATGGCTGCGCACCCTTGCTTTTCGTATCGTAGCGCAATCATCCGGACAAGTCTTTGATCCGCTCCCACTCACGTTACGTCAAAAACAAAATCTTTCGCCTTATGTTCAGGCGTTGAGGAACTTCCACTTCCCTCCCTCCTGGAGTGAAAGAGACAGAGCAAGAGAACGCCTGGCCTTTGACGAATTTTTCTTCCTTGAATTGGCTTTGGCTATAAATCGAAGTCAACGGGATCAAACACCCAAAGGGCTGACCTACGCAGTCAAACGCAATTTGTTAACGCCTTTCCGAAAACAAATGGGATTTGAATTTACAGTTCCTCAAACGCGTGTTATCAACGAAATATTCCGGGATATGCAGCGCCCCACGCCCATGAACCGACTGCTTCAAGGAGATGTGGGATCTGGAAAAACAGTGGTGGCTTTGTCAGCCGCTCTCTTGGCGATTGAGAATGGCTATCAAGTGGCCTTTTTGGCGCCCACGGAAATCTTGGCGGGACAACACCACTTGTCCTTGGCGCGCCTTTTCAGCGGATTGCCGGTGCAGTCTGAATTATTAACGGGGTCGACCCCCTCGGCCGAACGAAAGAAAATTCTCAATAAACTTAAAGAAGGAAAAATTCATTTACTGGTTGGTACCCACGCCATTCTCAATGAAGGTGTGGCCTTCGATAAATTGGCACTTGCCATTATTGACGAACAACATCGTTTTGGCGTCAGGCAACGGGCCAAACTTTTGGCAAAAACAGGAAATCCCGACGTTTTGATTATGACTGCCACGCCCATTCCACGGACATTGGCCATGACACTTTATGGCGATTTGGATGTGTCGATTATCGACCATTTACCGGGGGGGAGAAGCCCCATCAAAACCAGTCTCACCACGAGAGAACAAGCCTTCACGAAAATTGAACAAGAACTGAAGATCGGGCGTCAAGCTTATTTGGTATTTCCTTTGGTTGAAGCATCAGAGTTGTTGACCAAAAAAGCCGGGAAACTGATTTCTGCCGCCGTTAAGGAATTTGACCTCGTTCAAAAACGATTCTCCAATTTCAAAATCGGGTTGCTTCACGGCCAGATGAAAGCGGAGGAAAAGAAACAGGTCATGGATCGTTTTAGAATGGGACACCTATCTCTTTTGGTGGCGACACCCGTCATCGAAGTGGGAATTGATATACCCAATGCCACTGTTATCGGTATCCTTAATCCGGAACGATTTGGGTTGGCCCAATTACATCAACTGAGAGGCCGGGTGGGCCGAGGAGATCACCCGTCAGAGTGTTTGTTAATTCAGGATTCAACTGATGAAATCCTAAATGAGCGTTTGGATCTATTTTGTTTGATCCGGGATGGATTTAAACTAGCGGAGGAAGATTTGAAATTACGCGGGCCAGGTGAATTTCTGGGAGAAGCCCAACATGGTCTACCCCTTTTCAAAGTGGGAGATTTGATCAATGATGGACTCCTTCTTTCTCGGGCCAGAGAATCTGCCAAAGCTCTGGTGGCTGGCGAGATGGCATTAACCATGAAAGAGTTTGGAGAATTGAATCGAATCCTTCAGAAACGTTTTGGATCAAAATTATCCCTATCTAAAGTGGGATGAGAGGAGTGGTACCATGAAAAAAAACAAAAAAATCGCCATTTATCCAGGCACATTTGATCCCATTACCTTCGGTCATGTCGATATTCTAAAGCGTGCTTCCATCATCTTCGATGAAGTGATTGTGGCGCTCTCACAAAAGAGTTCAAAAAACACCCTGTTTTCTTTAGAGGAACGACTCGTTTTGGTAAAAAATGTTCTTCAAGAAACACAATTTCATTGCCCTGTAAGAATCGATACATTTGCTGGGCTTCTGGTTCGCTACGCCAAGAAACAGGGTGTCACCACGCTGGTTCGAGGGTTACGAGCTCTTTCCGATTTCGAATATGAATTTCAAATGGCCCTCATGAATCGACATCAAGCCAGTGACATTGAAACGGTGTTCCTGATGCCAGATGAAAAATATGTCTACCTCTCCTCCTCCATGGTTCGTGAGGTGGCCCGACTGAAAGGAAATCTTAAAGCTTTCTTGCCAACCTCCGTCATCAAAGCATTAAAAAGTAAAATCAGTTATTGAAATTCCTTGTCTATTGACATCAAATCACCAGGGGGTTAGATTCGATGGGTGAATTTAACAAGTCCATTCTGGTCGAAACTGGAATCATCTGTTGATCCAAGCATTCGCATTGGGTTTTCTGATTCCAATGATCCTCGAATCCTCGAAGCGATTCAAATTCTCAAAGACAGAAAACTCGTTCATCCTATTCCCATCTCCAATAATATAGAAGCCCAGAAACTTTCTCGATACAAAGACATTTTGCGGGAAAGGCAGAAACGTCTTTCGCTCTCTGATGAGGTGATCAACAATCAATTATCTGATTCCTTGTATATCGGGGTTTGTCAGCTTCTAGAGAATGAAATAGATGGTTTGGTGGCTGGATCGCTTAGACCCACATCACATGTGGTTAAAGCAGCCATTCAATGTATCGGCCCCAAACCAGGTGTACGGCTCATATCCGGCCAATTCATGATTGAATCCCCTCATCAAAAAACAAGAGACAATACGCCCTTTTTATTCGCTGATTGCGCGGTTATTCCTGAGCCCTCCCCCCGCGCTTTGGCGTCAGTCGCCCTCTCGGCCGCTGAGTCCTACCGATTTTTTACCGAACAACTCCCCAAGGTGGCCTTTTTATCCTTCTCAACCCGAGACAGCGCGCAACACCCTTTGGTTGACAGAATAAAAGAAGCCCTGGAAATTACACGCAAACAGGATGCAAATTTAGCCGTGGATGGCGAATTGCAGGCTGATGCAGCGCTGGATCCGGAGGTGGCCCTTATTAAGAAGGCAAACGAATCGAAGGTCGCTGGTCAAGCGAACGTCTTTATCTTCCCCACACTAGAGGCAGGCAACATTGCTTATAAGCTTGTCCAACGATTTTCAATGGCTCGAACTGCTGGTCCTCTTCTCTGGGGACTGGGGCGCCCCATGAGTGACTTGTCCCGTGGTTGCAATGTGCAAGAAATTATCGACACCACATTATTGGTGTCAATGATAGCCAAGAGGAAAGAATAAAATGGGAGTTCGCTATTTAAATTCTTCTCGTAAAAGATTGGGCGATTACCTTGTTGAATTGGGCTTCATTACCAACGAGCAATTGGACGTTGCCTTAAGAGAACAAAAAGACAAAGGAGGGAAACTCGGAGCCATCCTCATTCAATTGGGAATTCTTTCAGAAGATATTCTCTTGGCCATTCTTGGAAAACAATCGGGCGTTGCATATGTTTCTCTCACTGAATACGGCGAAATTTCCGATGACGCCATTCAGTCGGTTCCTGAAACCATCGCTCGAAATCAAATGCTCATGCCCATAAAAAAGGAAGGAAATTTATTAACCATAGCGATTTCAGATCCTCTCAACGTGTTTGCGGCAGATGACTTAAAACTTCTCACTGGTTGCGACATCCGCATGGTCGTAGCCTCGGACAACGAAATCAAAGCGGCTCTCGAAAAATATTACAAGCCCAAAAAGAAACCAGAGCCGACAAAGGCACCTTCAAAACCCACCTCTAAACCCCTCTCGATGGAAGAAACCATGAATCAGGTGGAAATCGAATCCAAAAAAGGCGTGCCTGACGAGCAGACCACAATGATGAAAGAAGCCTCATTCGACATTGGAGGGGAAGGGGCTCCAGCCGTTAAAATTACAAATTCCATTCTTTCAGATGCTGTTAAAAAAGGAGCCAGTGATATTCATATTGAACCATTGGAGACGAAGATGATGGTTCGATTCAGGATTGATGGAGTACTACAAGTACAACCATCGCCTCCAAAAAAAATTCAAAGCGCGTTGGTCTCACGCTTAAAAGTAATGGGAGACATGGACATTTCAGAAAGACGAGTTCCACAAGATGGGCGCACCAAAATCCAAGTAGAGGGGCGCGAGTTGGATATTCGTATTTCAA is a genomic window of Elusimicrobiota bacterium containing:
- the lpxI gene encoding UDP-2,3-diacylglucosamine pyrophosphatase LpxI; translated protein: MKPLGLLAGNGRFPFLVAQEARKNGRKVIAVAFNEEADPALEQVVDRIYWVYVGQLSKWIDIFKKEGVSDAVMAGLVRHSNMYADLKKFHPDMRALKLFWKLRDRKADTILGGVADELAQSGITLIPSIEHLQSYLAPQGTLTKRKPSAEELADVKFGFQLAKSMAGLDIGQTVCVKNKAVIAVEAMEGTDRCIRRAGEFSQGNFVVVKVSKPKQDLRFDVPVIGLNTIETFQESGGGILAIEAGKTLVLDREKLVDWANGEKIGILGVTP
- the iolG_3 gene encoding Inositol 2-dehydrogenase/D-chiro-inositol 3-dehydrogenase — translated: MTRIGVVGVGHLGQHHVKHLAHISGSTLMGVFDMNMEQASRIAEKNKTRVYHSINQMAEECEAVTIAVPTPAHYDVASFFLNKGIHALVEKPLTATIEEAEKLIDLAQKRNLILQVGHIERFNPAVREMSKYVKNPAFIEVNRLGPYDPRVSHVGVVLDLMIHDLDILLSLINEPVVRLDAVGGKVISDHEDIVKATLYFKGGCRADLSASRVTLKSYRKIRVFQPDAYLSLDYSERSLKIFRRKGPVFKSLTDIEIIRPRLKKEDPLEQELIHFLQCVKTGRQPLVSGEHGRDALELAFEILKNMSLHHAPFMAGVHMAKEPEGTQR
- the lpxB gene encoding Lipid-A-disaccharide synthase, whose amino-acid sequence is MKRILIVAGDPSGDLVASQLVKSLKKLEPELTVVGVGGDHIAKVSDQFLANIVKRHTLGFAISPRTILYFRNILNNVIISELKKNPPDAVIPVDFYGFNSCVAKAAKKHGSKVFYYASPQFWASRPNRAERLRSSVDLFLCLFPFELDFYKKRNIPAKFVGHPILDYLPTSDPDQPLRVEPTIGLLPGSRPSEIKRHLPVIVEACDKIASVYPGTRFLVFTVPNVPRDLYNDILGVSRPSRCLIELIQDENYRWRSQLDLAISASGMETLENALLGIPMVVMYKTNWITYAVARALIQIPHLAMPNLLAGKKIVPEFIQWEATANNIALPILHWMKDPTSRKALRKELLLLRNQFGGGGASERAARAILEKVA
- the msbA gene encoding Lipid A export ATP-binding/permease protein MsbA; translation: MVRRIIPYLKPVWFRYLIALVCMSGVAALSTGFMWLIKYLNDYALVQRDVEALRNGVFLVLFGIGLKSILWYIHTYLTSYASQTVSRQIRDDLYKHLYSLSMGFFNEKASGGILARLTSDITLMQSALSSSPTVFIRDGLTILGLIGFLLYANFKFALICFSVLPVAAWFLANFGGKSRRAGRESQAKMSDIYTIIHEALAAMPIVKVFQSEKREIEDFTKENRRYFDTMMKLVRVDARSSPIMEFLGAIVLALMLWVGGRDVINGVWSIGSFVAFVGAAMSLYNPIKKFASVNVQFQQGMAAAERVFELMDQKGTVSDAPDAVTAQPITRSIEFHNVSFSYPSSNLVLDSINLTIYKGDVIALVGASGSGKTTLAQLLLRFYDPTQGSITLDGVDFRKITLHSLRNQMSVVTQDTHLFNDTVLANIAYGHPQATQEEVETAAKAAFAHDFISALPMGYQTVIGERGARISGGEKQRISIARSILKNPAILVLDEATSALDVASEQAVQKALDRLLEGRTVIMIAHRLSTVRKAHRIVFMDKGQIKEIGNHEQLLSKKGAYHDLYSLQSFE
- the thiG gene encoding Thiazole synthase encodes the protein MSAQTLTKDVLQFGRHQLASRLIVGTGKYKTLDLMKSALEKSGSEMVTVAIRRVNLQDRSETSFWTYIPKHMTILPNTAGCYNLQDTLRTARLARELLETDLIKLEVLGDPQTLLPDTEVLLQATKTLVQEGFTVLPYTNDDPIVARKLVDAGASAVMPLGAPIGSGQGILNSLNIKFIRDIVTTVPVIVDAGVGTASDAAFAMELGIDGILMNTAIAEAEDPIQMAEAMKLATEAGRKAFLSGRMPKRGHAQPSSPTQGQITSSQ
- the recG gene encoding ATP-dependent DNA helicase RecG codes for the protein MNLTSAINHSVVAERMDLSTPIQFVKGVGPSKAQLLEKLGIKTVEDLLYHFPRGHQDRKIVLLKDAVPKEKQAFLVDVQSIEFLRSGKMLGQARALVKDSSSLMAAVWFKRLSFKYDVFSALKRDIIPGRRVLLYGGIEHGDHAPELRVEDYEIATEGTDSGKIVPIYPLTEGLYDKWLRTLAFRIVAQSSGQVFDPLPLTLRQKQNLSPYVQALRNFHFPPSWSERDRARERLAFDEFFFLELALAINRSQRDQTPKGLTYAVKRNLLTPFRKQMGFEFTVPQTRVINEIFRDMQRPTPMNRLLQGDVGSGKTVVALSAALLAIENGYQVAFLAPTEILAGQHHLSLARLFSGLPVQSELLTGSTPSAERKKILNKLKEGKIHLLVGTHAILNEGVAFDKLALAIIDEQHRFGVRQRAKLLAKTGNPDVLIMTATPIPRTLAMTLYGDLDVSIIDHLPGGRSPIKTSLTTREQAFTKIEQELKIGRQAYLVFPLVEASELLTKKAGKLISAAVKEFDLVQKRFSNFKIGLLHGQMKAEEKKQVMDRFRMGHLSLLVATPVIEVGIDIPNATVIGILNPERFGLAQLHQLRGRVGRGDHPSECLLIQDSTDEILNERLDLFCLIRDGFKLAEEDLKLRGPGEFLGEAQHGLPLFKVGDLINDGLLLSRARESAKALVAGEMALTMKEFGELNRILQKRFGSKLSLSKVG
- the coaD gene encoding Phosphopantetheine adenylyltransferase, with translation MKKNKKIAIYPGTFDPITFGHVDILKRASIIFDEVIVALSQKSSKNTLFSLEERLVLVKNVLQETQFHCPVRIDTFAGLLVRYAKKQGVTTLVRGLRALSDFEYEFQMALMNRHQASDIETVFLMPDEKYVYLSSSMVREVARLKGNLKAFLPTSVIKALKSKISY
- the eutD gene encoding Ethanolamine utilization protein EutD; amino-acid sequence: MNLTSPFWSKLESSVDPSIRIGFSDSNDPRILEAIQILKDRKLVHPIPISNNIEAQKLSRYKDILRERQKRLSLSDEVINNQLSDSLYIGVCQLLENEIDGLVAGSLRPTSHVVKAAIQCIGPKPGVRLISGQFMIESPHQKTRDNTPFLFADCAVIPEPSPRALASVALSAAESYRFFTEQLPKVAFLSFSTRDSAQHPLVDRIKEALEITRKQDANLAVDGELQADAALDPEVALIKKANESKVAGQANVFIFPTLEAGNIAYKLVQRFSMARTAGPLLWGLGRPMSDLSRGCNVQEIIDTTLLVSMIAKRKE